The Flavobacterium marginilacus genome window below encodes:
- a CDS encoding response regulator transcription factor, with protein sequence MNNSNIKILIAEDDALMVKILEFILRKEGYEVASCKDGLTAIKMIPIFVPDLIITDIVMPYRSGLEIINHSKENFKNIPVIVVSSLGEEESTVIKAFNLGADDFVSKPFNPNELLVRIKRLCNKTRHSVKSKESLTIILSA encoded by the coding sequence ATGAACAATTCTAATATAAAAATATTGATCGCTGAAGATGATGCATTAATGGTAAAAATTCTTGAGTTTATACTTAGAAAAGAAGGCTATGAAGTGGCTTCCTGCAAAGATGGCTTAACTGCTATCAAAATGATTCCTATTTTCGTACCTGACTTAATCATTACTGACATTGTGATGCCATATCGTTCTGGACTGGAAATAATTAACCATTCAAAAGAAAATTTTAAAAACATTCCAGTTATTGTAGTGTCATCATTAGGCGAAGAAGAAAGCACAGTAATTAAAGCATTTAATTTAGGTGCTGATGATTTTGTTTCTAAACCTTTTAATCCAAATGAATTATTGGTGAGAATAAAACGTTTATGCAACAAAACAAGACACAGTGTAAAATCAAAAGAAAGTCTTACAATAATTCTCAGTGCTTAA